The Salminus brasiliensis chromosome 14, fSalBra1.hap2, whole genome shotgun sequence genome contains the following window.
AGTAGGGCTGTACCATATGGACATATAATGTGGTGTAACAGTGCATGGAAGACTCAGGATTAAACTGCTGGATCACAGTGCTAGAGCTTGACCATGAGAGAACTTTGGGTTGGAGCTTCAGACAGCTTCAGTTTCAGCTTCAGGCAAGCTGAAAGGTCAGAACCCTTTTGGAGAAGTGGATCTAAGACTGAGAGATAAAGATAAAGTTAAAAAGAGAAgacggggtggtggtgggttgtgGAAACTCAGTTGTGGGACATAGAAGGTAGAAATGGGAGTTTATAGGATGTTAGAGCtacaggcatgttcctcctcccaataTTTCAGAACTCTACTTTGCGAGTGAGGACCATGCAATCATCATATGCTAGTTTGGCAGGAGACTCAAAGAGGTCGGAGGAACTCTGAGAGAACTTTTGGTTGGAGTTCAGGCAACGTCTACGTGTGCTAGGAGGCCAGGCGTGATTCTGAGAAGTGGAGCTTGGACTGAGGAGTTATGGGGAGGAGACGGGATAGTAGTGGGTTGTGGAAAATCCGTCATGGACACAGAAGACTTGGGAATTTATGAGACGTTAGATTAGGAGGAGGAACTTCAGGCAGGAAATTCAGTTATTTCAGAAATCCACTGTGCAAGTCATCAGCATATAATAGTGTGAAgggagacttttttttttttttttttttaacacctgTGAAAACTGTTCCAATTTATGACATTTTAAGTGCATATATGAACCAACACCCCTTTTTCTATAGATCCTGCTGTTAAGTGTGTGATTCCAGCCAGGGCTGTTTGGTTTACTGAATCTCTTCTTCTGGCTCTGGGATTTCTAAAACGCTCTAGTCCTGCTGTGTGttgtttaaaaactgtagaaGTCCTCTCTCTATTTAGCTCGCCGTTAGGAGCCGTGAAGGACCAAGTACTAAAACCTCGACTTGAGTGAAAATAGAAATACCCCTGCTAAAACATAACTTGAGGAAATTTGCAGTGCAAAATTGTTCATTTGATTTGTTCACCACTGCTCAGCAGTACATTTCTCCAGCTGTCATTTCTCTGCCCACAGTTCAGAACTGCTGTGAGGGTGACGTCTTGTTCCTGCTGGATTCCTCTGGCAGCGTGCTGTCTTTTGACTTCTCCCACATGCTGAGCTTCCTGTCGGATCTCACATTGCCCTTTTCTCTGGGGCCTGACCAGGTGAGGATAGGGCTGCTGCAGGTCGGGACAGAGCCTCACCTGGAGTTCGGATTTGGGGCCCACAGCACCCAGCAAGGCCTTCAGGCCGCACTGCGGAGGACTAAACAGCTTGGAGGGGACACCAACACAGAGGATGCTCTAGTGATCGCCAGAGAGCGGGTTTTGAGACCAGGCACACCTGGAGGAGCTAGACCAGGACTGCCAAGAGTTCTGGTGTGGATTACCGATGGAATAGGGCCTGGGGATGTGCAGGGACCAATGGCTGAACTGCGGGAGGATGGCGTGGCCGTGCTGGTGGTGTCCACCGGCCGAGGGAATTACCAGATTCTGAGAGAAGTAGTGACCCCACCTGTTGAGGAGCACCTGTACTTTGTAGACATTGAAGATATGAACATCATCACTGAGGACGTGAGGAATGCCATCATTGGTAAGTTTGTTTTAAATGGGAAGATTCTGGGAATTGATCTCAGAATTTTATGTTGAGCTCATTCTAAATGCTACAACACTTTCTCGGTTATCAGGGAATCATATAGCGCTCTGTTTATAATTCTGAACACACTTAACATGTGTTTAAAATTTTACATATTTCCTATGTAAAATTTGTATCAGCCTATAACTAATGTGTTGAAACCTAGAAAGTTAAAAATATTAGGATGCTAGAACTAAGAATTATAGACCAGTATCTTTAACTAGTTTGTTTAAAATCTTAAAGCAGTacttccaaacttttgaagggtAGTGTATCTCTGTGGAGGTCCTAATACtgaatatttggacatttaagaTGTTAGACAGATTAATAACTGCCCTATAACTGTGTCCTTTATGggcagcccaactgggaactagGGGTGGCATGATGCCACTTTTTTATGTCCGGTACTGATACTGCAACTTCCACGTCTGCAACTGGAGTTGTAGCTTGTCAAGACTAAAGAAACATGATTAGATAGGATGAGTATTGCTTGTTTTCATATGTGCATCTGTAAGTTACACTTAAATACTGGCATTTAGGCTTGAACCATGCATTTATGTGATAGTTTAGGATCTGATCAGATAGTTTAaaacagtttagatcagattgGCGCACTCCTactgggaaccagaacattTTGGCCATGGGTTTTATAtaggccccacatatggatgcccaccagatGGGATCAGAAGGGGTTAAACaggggccccatctgggttgaaCACTGCACATGCAACCTTGATGGCACCCAATTTAGATTAGGTTGGGCTGTAACGTTGGGGCCTATTAGGGAAGCCTAACTGGTTTCCAATGTTCAGTTTGAATACTAGCTTATTTAATAAGCTGGGTTTGATTGTGTGCATCAAGACATATAGAAAAGATTAtccttttaaacatttttgaaatTCAACGGCAGAATTTATGTAGGTAGCTGTTgaatgcgctgccactatgtcctgggggttgtgagttcaaatggagtgtcgggagcattgttagtgctagggggagctacgtaAGGATGGGTTAATTTAGGTAGAATTTGTTTGCATGACAGTGTGGTATAGaaatatgtgcaaatgtgtagGTAGGTTTTTTCTTACTGTCACTGCAGATCTGGCAGTGCACTTTATGCATCTGGCCAACAGTGTTTTAAAGGCTCTTTGGTTTATCATTTTCCttaattgtatgtttttttttatttttggaagGTCATATGTGGTGTGTCTTGATTAACAATCTAAATATTTTGATAGATTACTTGATTACTCACATAATTGATAGTGACAGGCCTGCTCCATAGCAATTGCCTAAACACTGCTGGCAGTGGGAAGGTAAACTTCGTACGAGGTATTATGCTGTCTAATACCACAAAATTGCACTTAGCCTTGAGCAAACATATTTAAagaagagagcagagagactgTATGGGTGTGGACGTTTCTGTGCCTCCACCCTTGTGTGCTGGAGAAATGTAGGCCTCTATGCCAGACGGCTCTGACACAAATAGCTTGAGACGGCAGTATTGGACTGGAAGGTGACAGTGGGAAAGGGGACAGAGTAAGAGACACTGTAATGGGAGAGGGGGCTAATAATACAGAAAGTATTACGCTCCCCCCCCGCCCAGTGGAGCCCTCACAGGGCAGTAGACATGGATATTATTAGAAAGCATTTCTCCTTGTTTACTGGATTTCACGTAAGTGTGTACTTATAGACACttgcatatgcacacacatgtaAGACGATATACATAGACCACAGCTCAGAAATATCGAGTCTGTGGTATGTCGTCCATCCAGAGCTCGCCAAAGACTATACCAGGCACACTTATGAGACCACTATTTGTCATAGGAGCATCCTCTGACTGACTTTTCTATTTTTAGGAACATTATCTTCTGTGCTTTCAATTATTGTGCAATAGAGTTTGCCTgactgttttattaatttactctctctcattgctttttctctttttcccttctttctccCTGTCTGATTACTCAGAGATCATTCGTGCCGAGAGGTTGCAGGTCCGAGATGTCACCTCTACTAGCGCAGAGTTGCACTGGAGGCCTGTGCTTGCTGGTACTGGTTACTATGACATCCGCTTTGGCCCTGTGCGCACAGGAGCTGAAGGGGCAGGGGGAAGCCCAGGTACCAACCCTTCAACGCAGCCTGGCCACTATCAGAGAATCATCCGTCCTGCAGACTCCAGCTCAGTCAAACTGGCCAACCTGCGACCAGACACCACCTACATCGTCACCCTCTCCCCGGAGTCCAACCTGGAATTTTTCAACAAGCTGAACACCACCTTCACCACGCAGGCAGGTGAGAGTCACTGGACAGTCTTGGTGTTCACTGGGTAAGCGAGTCCTATGTGAAATGTACTGTAATCCAATCCATGAAGCATTTATAGGGGTTTAACTATATGGGTTGGACTAATATATCAGTGGGTAGACAGTATAGGCAGATTTTGCAGAGAAATCAGCAAACCATATCAAGTATCGCAGATGCATGGGTTTATTAGCTACTGTTTTGGTTGAAGCACCACTTGGGTTCAAACTAGTAATCTCCTCATGTTCAGGCAACGGTTGTACCACCAGGAGAACACACTATAAACGTAGTTATATGACATCAATATGAACTGAACTGGTAAATGTGaccacaaaaccacaacattCAATTCAATTGTTATAATGCACACAAAAAAACTATTTACGaagaaaaatataataataataataataataataataattaattatatggGGCAACTCCATCCCTATTGAGTTTCTgctgttcatttgtttttacaaaGCATGACAATCCGAAAATCGGTCTAGAAAAGACCATTTGCTTACTTTGCTGAAGACAGACTTTGCGACTGACTTTGTAGAAACGCACATGTGCAAGAACTTCCTCTTGTTCCTCTTGTCTTGTTCATCCTGTCTTCCTCTTGGGAAAGACATTTTCTCGTACTGACGGTCTGAAGACTACATTTTGCCTCAAAACTAACAAGTATATAAGAGCTGCAGAGGagatgtaatcttaggtaaggttgaggttgggtctccttgcATGAAATCATGTTGTAAAGGTTTCGGGTGCAAAGACACACTGTAGCTTTAATTTATATTAAAGTCCGTAGCGATAGCATGTCTACTCAACATCGCACACTGGCTGTCTGCCTCatccagcatcactactgcagaGGTAGCATCGCTACTGCGCTGGCCACTGGCGTCACCCAGTATTGCTATCgtggcattagcatcactaccacTCTGTTTTCTTCACTATGGcggtgttagcatcactattCTTATATCTTGTAAAGTACTATTGGAGTCTAAATTAGAAATATAAAATCTAAACATTAAACTGTTTAGGCCAATATTGGCGGAGCCTTATCATATGGATATCATACTACTTGCTCCCTAGTAACCCCTTTGAAAAGTAAAATACATGATTTTCAATTACATGTAATTACCCTTGTTTACATTCTCTGCATAGCTGTGAGTCTGCACTTCTGTTTAGTTCAATGTCAAGAAATGACCCAAACATGGCAAAACAACAGGACAGCAGTAACTTTTGATCAAACTCGGatcatatcaaaatattatttattttttccagagccTGGTGCAGAGGTGCAGAGCCTGACTCAGGTAACTGTGTCAGAGTCAACGGTGAACAGTGTGAGGGTGAGCTGGGGGCCACTGCAACCTAAGTTAGTGGAGAGCTACCAGATTGAGTACTCCATCCTCCCTGCAGGAAAGCTTCATGTGGTTACAGTCGGTAACAGGCAGAACTCGACAATGCTGACTAGCCTGCAGCCCGCCACTCAGTATCTGGTCACTGTGAGTGCCCGCTACTTTTCCGGCAAAGAGAGGGCGATGTCCGTCAAAATGTGCACCCAAGACGGTAAGCCTGAAGGCCTTTTCACTGTACACAGGTTATGATCACGGTATTTTGTTTCTCTGAAGTTTGAGATCAAGCTGGAACAGAGATAATTCAGCAAAGAAACAGCGGTTGTTCACCACGGAGAGCCAGTTTAATTTAGGGCTATCAAAAATAAATGACTGGTGTtgaagaatgcatttattgagtatttgaaGTTGAAAGACTTTGGTCTTTGGATTATTTACCactctgttattttgcctccgAATGAAACtacagctgtgtctgaaactgtgccctatttactatatagtgcactagtACATTTTGGGGTTCTACATTTTGCAGTGGTGCCCGAAAGAATGCAGACTTTTCAGTGCACTggaacaatcccacaatgcaccataGCATATAGTGTTTGgtttgaagatgcacagacatCATTTATGCAATGCAGTCTGCTGAGGTTGTCCAGGTTGTTCTCAAGGTAGCGGATGATGGAGAGAAGAAGGGCTGGTACAAGGCTAATGTTTTTAGCCTTGTAACCTTTTAGCCTCTGACAAATCCCTGTTTGCATTCACTGGCTTTAGCTACATCTCGTGCTGAGTTTGAGCTCTCCTCCTGCTTATGCTGGCTCAGGAAAAACCGCATgagtcacaaggcctggtttgtGTAGTAACCCGTATTCCCCGAATTAGCAAtaagcaggtgaagagctgctctccagtatcaacagcACCTAACTCTCTCATAGTCGCTGCCATGTTTTActgtttcaccagctttgacttgGGCTTTTGTTGGTGAGTTGGGTTTATGTTTAAGTTTGGGGGcttaaataaaatgagtcaTGACCTGGCCCATTCTCCAGCCCTGTTTTGGTGATGCGCCATGGCTTGAGTCCCTCAGTGTTGGGttgtggagtgatgaagctccatccaatacctgtGACATGAGTTAAGATGaatgatccagaactaatcatgcAACATTAGtacctcacagcagtgctccaaaacctggagtaaagcctttccagaagagaAAAGGCTGCTACGGCTGTTATCTTGTcacattgcccacccctaaAACCTACTAATAGATTTCGCAATCCTTTAAAAGCCTGAAAAAGAACAATCACTAATTGTATATTATTGGCATGAAAGCCATCTTTGTCGTTCTTCCCACACATTCTGCTGTTACTGCCAAGATATCTCCTGCATTCTCTTCTTCGAGGCAGAATCAGAGAcgcttaagtgtgtgtgtgtgtatctctctctctctctttctcagtgttGCCAGCTCTAGCAGATCTGCAGCTCACTACAGTAGGCAGTGACTCAGTGAAGCTCCAATGGAAAGGGAGTGCCGACGGCTTACGTGGTTACTGGGTTACGTGGGAGGGCGAGCCCACATACTCCTCGAGCCAGCGTTCCACCCTGTATCTGCCACCCCACCTCCTCTCCACTACACTTAACCACGTGCCCCCCAATGCGCGGGTCTGCGTCTCTCCTGTTTACAGGTCGGCTCGGGGAGAAGGCCTTTGCTGCACTGCACACTTCGGCTCAGGTGGGTGGTCCGCTCTGTGCTAGCAGATGAGGTTAAAACACTTTAAATGTCCttttatagaaataaaaaaaaaataattaaatagtgAAGTTATTCATGCATAAAATGTGCAGGTATGCTGGCTATGGAGTGTCCTATTTTTCATTTTCCTTCTCCTACAGCCGCTTTGACCTGGAGCCACAGGTTGTAGCGCTGCCAAACAGATGGATGCAGAGATGAAAACCTTACCACAAATGGAAAAAGCACTGTAAACTGCTAGAGCACTTGTCGCCCACGGAGAGGTGCTCTACGGCAACACACCAGCACAAACTGCACTGAAAACATTTATACTGAAGTTGCTTAAACCTCTAAACTACTTACAACACACTAGGAATGCCCGccaacagttaaaaaaaaaaaaagagagacttTTGAGAAGTAGCCTGTGATGATGTAGATCGGAAGAGAATAGTGATCGTATATGTAAATATCGTTTTAATAGTGAAATCCACAATCTGCACATTATATCATGTCTTATTGCCCCACAAGATTTACATGTTTGAAAAGGGAACAATGACCTATTTGGAGTAGCTATCGTTTGACGCACACCTAGCTAAAGCACACCAGTACCTAACCACTGCTTGAGAACAATCGGATAGGCTGAATGTGCTGAAGTGCACATTTAAGGCCGTTTAGCCTCCCGTTCTTCCCTCTCAGAGATTACAAGGTTGATCGAAGATTATAAGGTTGATCAAACCAAGACTGTGGGTTCCGGACAGTCGCTTACATGAGGAGGTTACTGAGGTTTGGTGATTGACAAGGGCCTTAATCAGTTTTCAGAAAATGATTGAGGCACTTTCCACTGCCCACACACATCCACTTATGGATGGGCTTGCTTTGTAACCCTTGCCCTCGCTTCTCTGATTTTCTTTCCCCTGCACGTTCACTGCAAGGACCTCACCTGAAACATGTTCCATGTCCTCTACTGCCTCCTTGTGGATAATCCCAGAATTGGTAGGCTCACCAATACTGAACATTTTAAACGAGTTGAAAAACAAGGACATAGTTCACATGATGTTCATGCTCTAAATCTTTAGTGATATACGGTGAAACTGTAATTATATCGGTATCAGcagattaaaaagaaataaataaagccatCATTCAGATTTAACTgatatttgatgtatttattgtactcCGTATAGTACTGTGCTTTAAATGTTGTAACcatacagaaataaatgttacatttctaaaGCTAATCCAGGTGGATTTGTCccagtttctacattttataaatgttcatAAATTGGCCTCA
Protein-coding sequences here:
- the vwa1 gene encoding von Willebrand factor A domain-containing protein 1; translation: MEFRAVLTCVLLSCYLRAGGSQDTDVVSVQNCCEGDVLFLLDSSGSVLSFDFSHMLSFLSDLTLPFSLGPDQVRIGLLQVGTEPHLEFGFGAHSTQQGLQAALRRTKQLGGDTNTEDALVIARERVLRPGTPGGARPGLPRVLVWITDGIGPGDVQGPMAELREDGVAVLVVSTGRGNYQILREVVTPPVEEHLYFVDIEDMNIITEDVRNAIIEIIRAERLQVRDVTSTSAELHWRPVLAGTGYYDIRFGPVRTGAEGAGGSPGTNPSTQPGHYQRIIRPADSSSVKLANLRPDTTYIVTLSPESNLEFFNKLNTTFTTQAEPGAEVQSLTQVTVSESTVNSVRVSWGPLQPKLVESYQIEYSILPAGKLHVVTVGNRQNSTMLTSLQPATQYLVTVSARYFSGKERAMSVKMCTQDVLPALADLQLTTVGSDSVKLQWKGSADGLRGYWVTWEGEPTYSSSQRSTLYLPPHLLSTTLNHVPPNARVCVSPVYRSARGEGLCCTAHFGSAALTWSHRL